GTCATTATTCCGATCTTTGCATCGGAAAACGGGACTATTTTCCCTTTAAAAAAAGCGTATTTCATGATTATGGTTTGGGGACTTCCAAATCCTTGCAGATTTTCTTGGCTAAGAATTCATGAATTTCATTGTGCCGGGGAATAGTTGATGTTTTGCGGTTGGATGAATTGAAATAAACTGTATGTCGGGATCCCTCTCGAAGGAAACGGCAACCGTTAAGGGTTAGATGTTCTATTA
This portion of the Candidatus Saganbacteria bacterium genome encodes:
- a CDS encoding type II toxin-antitoxin system HicA family toxin, translated to MKRRDLIEHLTLNGCRFLREGSRHTVYFNSSNRKTSTIPRHNEIHEFLAKKICKDLEVPKP